A stretch of DNA from Limnohabitans sp. MORI2:
CAGCGCTACATAGTTGCGCCACAGTCCAAGTTGGAATGCATTCAAAGTGGGTGCGTTGCCAACCCCATGCGGCTTGCAGGAGTTGGGCTTTGTCTTGCAGACGCCAACCCTGTGCTTTGGCAATGCCTGCCAGAAGGTTAAGGGGGCTTGGCCAATCGGGCAGTCTGAGGCCTTGGCCATCGGCAAACCGTAAATCCAGCGGTATGCGTTGTAAGAGTGTTTTGGGGTCGAGGCCCACGGTTCGCATGAGCGCCAAGGTGTCACGGTACGCACCAATCAGCACATGTTGGCCATTGTCCAAAGGCTTGCCTGCAAAACTTTGTGTCAAGCTGCGCGCTCGGCCACCGGCGGTGTGGGTGGCTTCAAATATGCGCACATGCCAACCGGCTTGGGTGGCGGCCACGGCAGCGGCCAAACCCGCCCAGCCTGCGCCCACGATGGTGAGTTGCTTCATGCCGCGATGGAGCGTTTAGAAACGGCCCAAGGCCTGCATCTTCCAAGCTAGCCAGAGCTTGCGCAGTGGTGTGAGGGCGACGCGTTGCTTGAGCACAGGAAATTTTTGGGCTTCAATTTCACGCAACAACGTACGGTAAATGCTGGCCATCATGAGTCCGGGTTTTTGATGTTTCCAGTCATGCGTGGGCAGCAAGGCCAAGGCTTCGTCATACAGCGCATGTGCGCGTGCGGCTTGAAATTGCATCAACGCTTGAAAACGCTCGGAATCCAAACGATTCAAAATTTCATGCGCTTTCACATCAAACTGCTGAAGCTCAGTGACGGGCAGGTAAATGCGCCCACGCAGTGCGTCTTCACCCACATCGCGAATGATGTTGGTGAGCTGAAAGGCTTGGCCCAATTTATGCGCGTAGGCGGTGGTTGTGGCGTCGGTTTGACCAAAAATCTTGGCCGACACTTCGCCCACCACGCCCGCCACCAAGTGGCAGTAGCGCGTGAGGTTAGGGTAGTCGAGGTAGCGCGTTTGGGTCAGGTCCATCTCGCAGCCATCGATCACCGATTGCAACGCAGCCTCTTCGAGGTTGAACTCCGTCACCCACGGCATCAACGCTTGCGTGACTGGGTGATTGGGCTTGCCCGCGAACGCTTGGCGTACTTCGTTGTGCCACCACGCCAATTTGCTGGCTGCGACGCCCGGGTCGCTCACTTCATCGACCACATCGTCCACCTCGCGGCAGAAAGCATAGAACGCCGTGATGGCGGCACGGCGCTGTGGTGGCAAAAACAAAAAGGCATAGTAAAAGCTGCTGCCTGAGGCGGAGGCTTTTTGCTGAACGTAGTCTTGAGGTGTCATGTGTGCCCGATTATCGGGCACACAGCTTGTGCGCTTAAGGCGCTTGAATTACATGCGCAAGCTGCGCCAGAGGATGCGAAACATGTCTAGCTTCTTCAGCGTTGGGCGAGCAAGTTGTGTGTGGTCGGTAGTTTCGGGCCGTGCATCCAATTGGTCCAGGATGCGCAAACCGCCTTGCACCACAGCACGCAGCTCCCATCCTGCACGGCCTTTGATTTGGTGAACCAAGGGCGCACCTTGCGCCATCAAAGAGCGTGCAAAACGCAGCTCTTCCTCAAGTGTGTGGTCTTGGGGCAAGTAGTTGCGGCCACGACGCAAGTCTTCGGCGCGGTCTTGCCAAAAGTTGATCAGTTGCAACGCGGTGCAAATGGCGTCGCTTTGCGCCAGTGCGGACGCATCGCTCACACCATACAAATGCAGCATCAAACGGCCCACAGGGTTCGCAGAGCGTCGGCAATAGTCCAGCAGTTCGGCACGGTTTCTGTAGCTTTGGCCAACGCTGGTGTAAATCACATCTTGCTCAAAGGCGTCGAGCAGGTCAAACAATGGCATCTGGGGTAGTTGGTGTTGCGCAGCCACTTGGCGCAGCGGCGTAAAGACATGTGGCCAGCGCACGCTGGGCACATAGCTTGTGCGTGCATGGCTGAGGCACTGCTGCAAATCGGCTCGGTATTCGCCTAAGGCGTCTAAACGGTGGTGTGCAGGGTCAAAGCCCTCATCTGCCAAATCGTCTGCGGTACGGGCAAAGTGGTACAGCGCTGCAACCGCTGGGCGCAAATGGGCAGGGCAGAGCCATGAGGCGACGGGAAAGTTTTCGTAGTGGTCGATGCGAGACATAAATTGCCCCTATTGTCGCTTGGCCTTGTAAATTCAAGGTTTACCGATATCGAGTACATTACTAACCAATCGGTCATTAGTATTTTGAAGACTTTATGATTCCTACAATTTATACCCATTCTCGTTGGCTTTTGGCCTGTCTCAGTGCTGCTTTGTTGCTTGGTTGTAGCAAAGCGCCTCCCGAACAAGAGCCTGTGCGCGCGGTGAAGGTTCTCACGGTGGGGGCTTCGGCCACGTCGTTTGATTTGGAGTTTTCGGGTGAGGTACGTGCACGCGTGGAGTCAAATCTCGGGTTTCGGGTGGGGGGCAAGCTCATTGCACGCCAAGCTGAGCTTGGTCAGCGTGTGAAGTCAGGGCAACTGCTCGCGCAAATTGACCCGCAGGACTACCGTGTGACCGCCGAGGCAGCGGCTGCACAGCTGATCGCCGCTCAAAGCAACCGAGATGTGGCGGCTGCTGACTTGAAGCGTTATCAAGGGCTGTTTGAACAAGGTTTTATCAGTGCTGCTGAACTAGAGCGTCGTCAAGCCAACGACAAGGCTGCGCAAGCCCAATGGCGTCAAGCACAAGCTCAAAGTACCGTGCAGGGCAACCAATCCAATTACACACACTTGCTGGCAGACGGTGCGGGTGTGATCACTTCTGTGGATGCTTCTGCGGGGCAGGTGGTGGCGGCTGGTCAACCGGTGCTTCGCTTGGCTTTGGATGGCCCGCGTGATGTTGTGTTCTCAGTGTCAGAAGATAAGTTAGCTTCTTTGAAAGCTGGCGTCCTGGTGGATGTACGCCAATGGTCGGACGGTAAAACGTATGAAGCCAAAGTGCGCGATGTTTCTGCAAGCGCCGATGTCATCACGCGCACGTTTGTGGTCAAAGCGGCCTTGCCTAAAGAGGTCGATCCTGTGTTGGGTTCGACCGTGACGGTGAGTTTGCGCGCCTCTCATCTGAAGGGCGAGATGCCACGCATCAAGTTGCCCACCCAAGCCTTGCGTACCGAAGCTGGCGCCACATCGGTTTGGTTGTTGGATGCTGCCAGCATGACTGTCAAAGCTCAAACTATTCAAGTAACAGCGGTCGATGGCAATGAGGTGGTCGTTGACTCAGGGTTGCAAAACGGCGACCAAGTCGTGGTCTCGGGTGTGCATGTGTTGACGGCTGGACAGAAGGTGTCGATCTTCGGCGCAGCCAAGTGAGATGAGCATGGAAAAGTTCAACCTCTCACAGTGGGCCATAGAGCACCCCGCACTCACCCGTTATTTGATGGTCGTGCTCATGGTGTTGGGCATGGCGTCATATTTCCAGCTGGGGCAAGACGAAGACCCGCCATTCACCTTCCGCGCCATGGTGGTGCGTACGTATTGGCCGGGTGCTACTGCGCAGCAAGTGGCCGAGCAGGTAACCGACAAGCTAGAGCGCACTCTGCAAGAGGTGCCCTACGCCGACAAGATTCGCAGCTACTCCAAGCCGGGCGAATCGCAAATCATTTTCCAGATCAAGGACTATTCCAAGCCTGCAGATGTGCCCAATGTGTGGTACTCCGTGCGCAAGAAAATTGGGGATATTCGTTACACCTTGCCGCAAGGTGTGCA
This window harbors:
- the hpnD gene encoding presqualene diphosphate synthase HpnD; this encodes MTPQDYVQQKASASGSSFYYAFLFLPPQRRAAITAFYAFCREVDDVVDEVSDPGVAASKLAWWHNEVRQAFAGKPNHPVTQALMPWVTEFNLEEAALQSVIDGCEMDLTQTRYLDYPNLTRYCHLVAGVVGEVSAKIFGQTDATTTAYAHKLGQAFQLTNIIRDVGEDALRGRIYLPVTELQQFDVKAHEILNRLDSERFQALMQFQAARAHALYDEALALLPTHDWKHQKPGLMMASIYRTLLREIEAQKFPVLKQRVALTPLRKLWLAWKMQALGRF
- a CDS encoding squalene/phytoene synthase family protein — encoded protein: MSRIDHYENFPVASWLCPAHLRPAVAALYHFARTADDLADEGFDPAHHRLDALGEYRADLQQCLSHARTSYVPSVRWPHVFTPLRQVAAQHQLPQMPLFDLLDAFEQDVIYTSVGQSYRNRAELLDYCRRSANPVGRLMLHLYGVSDASALAQSDAICTALQLINFWQDRAEDLRRGRNYLPQDHTLEEELRFARSLMAQGAPLVHQIKGRAGWELRAVVQGGLRILDQLDARPETTDHTQLARPTLKKLDMFRILWRSLRM
- a CDS encoding efflux RND transporter periplasmic adaptor subunit, which gives rise to MIPTIYTHSRWLLACLSAALLLGCSKAPPEQEPVRAVKVLTVGASATSFDLEFSGEVRARVESNLGFRVGGKLIARQAELGQRVKSGQLLAQIDPQDYRVTAEAAAAQLIAAQSNRDVAAADLKRYQGLFEQGFISAAELERRQANDKAAQAQWRQAQAQSTVQGNQSNYTHLLADGAGVITSVDASAGQVVAAGQPVLRLALDGPRDVVFSVSEDKLASLKAGVLVDVRQWSDGKTYEAKVRDVSASADVITRTFVVKAALPKEVDPVLGSTVTVSLRASHLKGEMPRIKLPTQALRTEAGATSVWLLDAASMTVKAQTIQVTAVDGNEVVVDSGLQNGDQVVVSGVHVLTAGQKVSIFGAAK